One Populus nigra chromosome 16, ddPopNigr1.1, whole genome shotgun sequence genomic window, CTGGTTTCACTATATATCCAGTTCTGTCGCTAAAACTTTCCATTCTGTTCTCTTTAACCCTTCTCTTATTTGTCCTTCAAGCTTGTTTATACGAAAATGTGGATGATGGGTTATAATGATGGTGGTGAATTCAACATATCAGATTCTTTCAATGGCAGGAAGCTTAGGCCACTAGTTCCAAGGCCAATACCCTCTACAAACAACACTCCAACTGCCTCTAGTCCTCCTTGCCTTGGCAGTCGCCTTCATAACACCGATTTCTTTGCACTCAATCAGTACCATCTGGGTAtgcatctttcttttcttttctctcgcTCCCTCTGTCTGTCTGTCTATTCAGGTGTGAGTTACTAATTGaatgtaaataaattatagtcCTTCATGTTTGCTTTTGTAGCAAGTATGGCtgatgaaaacaaaagagaattCAACACACAGCCAGTTGTAATGAGCTCAAGATGGAATCCAACACCGGAGCAGTTAAGGACCCTTGAAGATTTGTATCGAAGAGGGACTAGAACACCCTCAACTGACCAAATTCAAGACATAACCGCACAGCTTCGTAGATATGGAAGGATTGAAGGAAAGAATGTGTTTTACTGGTTTCAAAACCACAAGGCAAGAGAAAGGCAAAAGCGTCGACGTCAAATGGAATCTGATTCTTTTGATGGTCATCAGCAAAATGGACATGGTATTGAAATCTTTGAAAGGAAAGAATCaggtaagaaagaaagaaagaaaaaaacccttcaatATTAGAGTATCAACAAGCCCTTTTAGAGTTATTTCCAATCCTCGGCTTGAAAGAGATAGAAATATTGTTTGATATGTACGGCTTTCTGTGAATTCCATTTTGTTGTTAGTTAGAGAAGCCTGATAGCATGTATGTCTTGCTTTTTAGTATTGCAATTGTTGGTTTTAGAGAGGTGTAAAGTTGcgtaatctttttgtttttctttttgtctacAGAGGCAAGTAGGACAGGTTATGAAGGTGAACAAACCAAGAACTGGGCTCCCTCTACAAACTGCAGTACACTATCAGAGGTCTATTCTTTTTACTTACTATATAACCTTCCTTTGTCTTCCTTAATGGATTAAGGAAGgctcctttttttcttaaaaagagagaaaatttagTACAATACCTTTACTTTAATCCCTAAAAAGGAACATAACACAAACATTAATTAAGCAGTTTTAATAATGTTGTTATGATTAGAAGTGCATTTTCCTTTGGTTTTAGGTTTGTAGAGTTTAAAGAAGAAGCTTATGTAGTAGGGAGATATGGAAttgaagaaacaacaaaaactttgTTTGTTGGGAAATGAAAAGGGTTTAAAAGCTGCATTCCTTCCTTTCTGTCGGGGCTGCTGTTATGAAACTCGCTGGGTTTTTTTGGGTCTTGTGCTTATTATGCATTCATGGCATTGTGAAGGCCAGTTCTTTGGGcaccctttcttttctttttttattccatgGAATATCTGGGCACCTTGataatgaaaagacaaaataccAACCCTAGCAGTAGAAGCAATTTGGCTTCTTACACTCTTcaatagttttgatttttgttgttgttattcaGAAATAACTCGTATACAAACCGTGACCCCATTATTACTTGAATACTGTTAGATAGTAGTATAGATTCATATGTAAACAACACAAGGATCATAGAGTTTTTTGGCACTactcaaattcttttttctttttctttttttaataagacaatagcaagaaaaatcatgttttgcATGGTCTTCATTAAATTTCAGGAATCTGTTTCAATATCAAGGGCAACAAAAGGAGCAATGGCAGAGTACTGTAGACCAGATGGATGGATGCAACTCGATGAAGGAGAATTACAGCATAGAAGGAACTTTATAGAAAGGAATGCCACGTGGGAGATGATGCAGTTGTCTTGTCCATCTCCCACCCACCAAAGAAACACTATCTCTAGTACTAGTAGCACTACAACTATGTCAAAACAAGGAGCAGCAGCAGCGAAGCTCATTAAGGCTCATGACCTCAACGTCTTTATAGCACCTTACAGAGAAAATGGGCATCATGGAACCCTTATTAACCAGTTCAATAGCAGTGTCATCAATGACGGGAATGAATCCAGAGGTGGTACTGGGGAATCTCAAACCCTTCAACTGTTTCCTCTTCGTAGTGGCGGTGACGGCAACAATAATATCGAAAGCATTaacgagagagagagtgagGTATCAGTTTCTGCTGCTGAAGCTTTGAATGCTAATAACTTCGCTCCTTGCCAGTTCTTTGAGTTCCTTCCACTGAAGCACTAATGATGACCATCCAAAGCAAGACTCTTCcttcttttgtttcattttatgaGTACTTTGCCATGTATGTACCATGATGGGGTTGTGTTGGGGGTTTGGACATTGTAATTTTGTTGGAAAATGGGAAGTACCGTTTCTTGTTTTGAGATCAAGATGTTACATTTCATGGCATTAGTGCAATGGTCCATGGAGAATGAAAAGGGAGGGATTTCCTTAAAATGCATTTGGACCATGTTAGTTGAATCCATGAAGAAACATCATTTAAGAGAAAGTTACAGAGAGCTG contains:
- the LOC133675039 gene encoding WUSCHEL-related homeobox 1, giving the protein MWMMGYNDGGEFNISDSFNGRKLRPLVPRPIPSTNNTPTASSPPCLGSRLHNTDFFALNQYHLASMADENKREFNTQPVVMSSRWNPTPEQLRTLEDLYRRGTRTPSTDQIQDITAQLRRYGRIEGKNVFYWFQNHKARERQKRRRQMESDSFDGHQQNGHGIEIFERKESEASRTGYEGEQTKNWAPSTNCSTLSEESVSISRATKGAMAEYCRPDGWMQLDEGELQHRRNFIERNATWEMMQLSCPSPTHQRNTISSTSSTTTMSKQGAAAAKLIKAHDLNVFIAPYRENGHHGTLINQFNSSVINDGNESRGGTGESQTLQLFPLRSGGDGNNNIESINERESEVSVSAAEALNANNFAPCQFFEFLPLKH